Proteins co-encoded in one Funiculus sociatus GB2-C1 genomic window:
- the dpdK gene encoding phospholipase D-like domain-containing protein DpdK: MPSRYIHSRLSSRQVPDLLQAIFLSELMTPSGCLWLVSPWISDIPIIDNSANTFLCLEPSWSRTRVHLSQVLATLAEQGTTIHIATRPDTHNHSFIEGLKARIDRLDVAVRFYIAEELHTKGILGDGYYLAGSMNFTYNGITVNEEALTYETSPEVIAEQQLIFTNRWGGAKP; the protein is encoded by the coding sequence ATGCCCTCCCGATATATTCACTCCCGCCTAAGCTCCCGCCAAGTCCCCGACTTGCTCCAAGCCATCTTCCTTTCCGAACTAATGACCCCCAGCGGATGCCTGTGGCTCGTCTCCCCCTGGATATCAGACATCCCCATTATCGATAACAGCGCCAACACCTTCCTGTGCTTGGAGCCATCTTGGAGTCGTACCCGCGTTCACCTCTCGCAAGTCCTCGCCACCCTAGCCGAACAAGGAACCACCATCCACATTGCCACCCGTCCCGACACCCACAACCACAGCTTTATTGAAGGACTCAAAGCCAGGATTGACCGCCTCGACGTAGCCGTGCGCTTCTACATTGCAGAAGAACTCCATACCAAAGGTATCCTGGGAGACGGCTATTATCTCGCGGGTTCCATGAACTTCACCTACAACGGCATTACCGTCAACGAAGAAGCCTTAACTTACGAGACATCCCCAGAAGTTATTGCCGAGCAACAGCTAATTTTCACCAACCGTTGGGGAGGGGCGAAGCCATAA